Proteins co-encoded in one Malus domestica chromosome 09, GDT2T_hap1 genomic window:
- the LOC103420783 gene encoding coatomer subunit beta'-2-like isoform X2 → MPLRLEIKRKLAQRSERVKSVDLHPTEPWILASLYSGTVCIWNYQTQTLAKSFEVTELPVRSAKFIARKQWVVAGADDMFIRVYNYNTMDKVKVFEAHTDYIRCVAVHPTLPYVLSSSDDMLIKLWDWDKGWVCTQIFEGHSHYVMQVTFNPKDTNTFASASLDRTIKIWNLGSPDPNFTLDAHQKGVNCVDYFTGGDRPYLITGSDDHTAKVWDYQTKSCVQTLDGHTHNVSAVCFHPELPIIITGSEDGTVRIWHSTTYRLENTLNYGLERVWAIGYMKSSRRVVLGYDEGTIMVKLGREVPVASMDNSGKIIWAKHNEIQTVNIKSVGADFEVTDGERLPLAVKELGTCDLYPQSLRHNPNGRFVVVCGDGEYIIYTALAWRNRSFGSALEFAWSTDGEYAVRESTSKIKIFTKNFQEKRSIRPTFSAEHIYGGILLAMCSNDFICFYDWAECRLIRRIDVTVKNLYWADSGDLVAVASDTSFYILKYNRDIVSSYLDSGRPVDEQGVEDAFELLHEMNERVRTGLWVGDCFIYNNSSWRLNYCVGGEVTTMFHLDRPMYLLGYLANQSRVFLIDKEFNVMGYTLLLSLIEYKTLVMRGDIERANEVLPSIPKEHHNSVARFLESRGMIEEALEVATDPDYRFELAIQLGRLEIAKEIATEVQSESKWKQLGELAMSAGSLDMAEECLKYAMDLSGLLLLYSSLGDVEGISKLASLAKEQGKNNVAYLCLFMLGRLEECLDLLVESNRIPEAALMARSYIPGKVSEIVAIWRKDLSKVNPKAAESLADPEEYPNLFDDWQVALSVESKAAETRGVYPPAEEYVNHVDKAHITLVEAFRNMQSDEELLENGEANHGVSEQDSEENGERAAEEHDGEEGSQEEAVVVDADSTDAVLINGSEADEEWVLTPHH, encoded by the exons ATG CCTCTCAGACTGGAAATCAAg AGAAAACTCGCTCAAAGATCAGAGAGAGTAAAATCTGTGGATCTGCATCCAACAGAACCATG GATTTTGGCAAGTTTATATTCAGGAACTGTGTGTATTTGGAACTACCAGACGCAG ACCTTGGCTAAGTCTTTTGAGGTCACAGAGTTACCAG TTAGGTCAGCCAAATTTATTGCTCGCAAGCAATGGGTTGTTGCCGGAGCTGATGACATGTTCATTCGTGTATACAATTACAATACAATGGATAAGGTTAAAGTATTTGAGGCACATACTGACTACATTAGATGTGTGGCTGTTCATCCTACACTCCCGTATGTGCTGTCATCATCCGATGATATGCTTATCAAGCTCTGGGATTGGGACAAGGGTTGGGTTTGTACTCAGATATTTGAAGGACACTCCCATTATGTGATGCAAGTGACATTTAATCCGAAAGATACCAACACATTTGCAAGTGCATCTCTTGATCGCACCATAAAG ATATGGAATCTAGGCTCCCCAGACCCAAATTTTACATTGGATGCCCATCAGAAAGGAGTTAATTGTGTCGATTACTTTACGGGTGGTGATAGGCCTTATCTAATTACTGGATCTGATGATCACACTGCTAAG GTGTGGGACTATCAAACCAAAAGTTGTGTCCAGACACTTGATGGCCATACACACAATGTTTCTGCTGTATGTTTCCATCCTGAGCTTCCTATAATAATAACAGGGTCTGAGGATGGAACAGTTCGAATATGGCATTCAACCACTTACAG GCTTGAGAATACATTGAATTATGGGCTTGAAAGAGTTTGGGCTATTGGATACATGAAGAGCTCAAGGCG GGTTGTACTTGGTTATGACGAAGGAACAATTATGGTAAAACTGGGCCGTGAAGTACCTGTGGCAAGTATGGACAATAGTGGAAAGATCATTTGGGCTAAGCATAATGAAATTCAAACTGTGAACATTAAGAGTGTGGGAGCTGATTTCGAG GTTACTGATGGAGAGAGATTGCctttggctgttaaggagttgGGCACATGTGATCTTTACCCTCAG aGCTTAAGGCATAATCCCAATGGGaggtttgttgttgtttgtggaGATGGAGAGTACATTATATATACTGCTTTGGCCTGGAGAAATCGTTCATTTGGTTCTGCTTTGGAATTTGCTTGGTCAACTGATGGAGAATACGCTGTTAGAGAGAGTACTTCAAAGATTAAGATTTTCACTAAAAACTTCCAG GAGAAGAGGAGTATTCGACCTACATTTTCGGCTGAACATATTTACGGGGGAATTTTACTGGCAATGTGCTCAAATGACTTTATTTGCTTTTATGATTGGGCTGAATGTAGGTTGATTCGCCGAATTGATGTAACTGTTAAA AATCTCTATTGGGCTGATAGTGGTGATTTAGTGGCTGTTGCCAGTGATACATCATTCTACATCTTGAAATACAAT CGGGACATAGTCTCTTCTTACTTAGATAGCGGAAGACCTGTAGATGAACAAGGTGTTGAAGATGCTTTTGAGCTTCTTCATGAAATGAATGAACGTGTCAGGACTGGTTTATGGGTTGGGGATTGTTTCATTTACAACAACTCCTCTTGGAGGCTTAATTACTGTGTTGGTGGCGAGGTAACCACAATGTTTCATTTAGACCGACCAATGTACTTGTTGGGTTATCTTGCCAATCAAAGTCGGGTGTTTCTAATAGACAAAGAGTTCAA TGTAATGGGATACACACTACTTCTGAGTTTGATTGAATATAAGACTCTTGTAATGCGCGGAGACATTGAAAGGGCCAATGAAGTTTTGCCTTCAATTCCTAAAGAGCACCATAACAG TGTGGCTCGTTTCTTGGAATCACGAGGTATGATAGAGGAAGCACTTGAAGTGGCTACCGATCCTGATTACAGATTTGAACTAGCCATACAGCTTGGTAGATTAGAAATTGCGAAG GAAATTGCCACTGAGGTGCAAAGTGAGTCTAAATGGAAGCAGTTAGGTGAATTGGCTATGTCTGCTGGAAGC TTAGACATGGCCGAGGAATGTTTAAAGTATGCCATGGACTTGAGTGGTTTATTATTGCTCTATTCTTCTCTTGGAGATGTTGAAGGAATATCAAAACTTGCATCCCTTGCTAAAGAACAAGGGAAGAATAATGTTGCATACCTTTGTTTATTCATGTTGGGTCGATTGGAAGAGTGCCTTGATTTACTGGTGGAAAG CAATCGGATACCTGAGGCTGCTTTGATGGCTCGATCATATATTCCAGGCAAGGTTTCCGAGATAGTAGCTATTTGGAGAAAAGACCTGAGCAAG GTTAATCCGAAAGCTGCTGAGTCTTTGGCTGATCCTGAAGAATATCCCAATTTGTTTGATGATTGGCAAGTTGCCCTTTCTGTTGAATCGAAAGCTGCAGAGACAAG GGGTGTTTACCCTCCCGCAGAGGAGTACGTAAACCATGTTGATAAAGCACACATCACCCTTGTGGAGGCTTTCAGGAATATGCAATCGGATGAAGAGCTTCTTGAAAATGGGGAAGCAAATCATGGG GTTTCTGAACAGGACAGTGAAGAAAATGGGGAACGGGCTGCTGAAGAACATGATGGAGAAGAAGGTAGCCAGGAGGAGGCTGTTGTGGTGGATGCTGATTCTACGGATGCTGTACTCATCAACGGGAGCGAGGCTGACGAAGAGTGGG TGCTTACACCACACCACTAG
- the LOC103420783 gene encoding coatomer subunit beta'-2-like isoform X1, which yields MPLRLEIKRKLAQRSERVKSVDLHPTEPWILASLYSGTVCIWNYQTQTLAKSFEVTELPVRSAKFIARKQWVVAGADDMFIRVYNYNTMDKVKVFEAHTDYIRCVAVHPTLPYVLSSSDDMLIKLWDWDKGWVCTQIFEGHSHYVMQVTFNPKDTNTFASASLDRTIKIWNLGSPDPNFTLDAHQKGVNCVDYFTGGDRPYLITGSDDHTAKVWDYQTKSCVQTLDGHTHNVSAVCFHPELPIIITGSEDGTVRIWHSTTYRLENTLNYGLERVWAIGYMKSSRRVVLGYDEGTIMVKLGREVPVASMDNSGKIIWAKHNEIQTVNIKSVGADFEVTDGERLPLAVKELGTCDLYPQSLRHNPNGRFVVVCGDGEYIIYTALAWRNRSFGSALEFAWSTDGEYAVRESTSKIKIFTKNFQEKRSIRPTFSAEHIYGGILLAMCSNDFICFYDWAECRLIRRIDVTVKNLYWADSGDLVAVASDTSFYILKYNRDIVSSYLDSGRPVDEQGVEDAFELLHEMNERVRTGLWVGDCFIYNNSSWRLNYCVGGEVTTMFHLDRPMYLLGYLANQSRVFLIDKEFNVMGYTLLLSLIEYKTLVMRGDIERANEVLPSIPKEHHNSVARFLESRGMIEEALEVATDPDYRFELAIQLGRLEIAKEIATEVQSESKWKQLGELAMSAGSLDMAEECLKYAMDLSGLLLLYSSLGDVEGISKLASLAKEQGKNNVAYLCLFMLGRLEECLDLLVESNRIPEAALMARSYIPGKVSEIVAIWRKDLSKVNPKAAESLADPEEYPNLFDDWQVALSVESKAAETRGVYPPAEEYVNHVDKAHITLVEAFRNMQSDEELLENGEANHGVSEQDSEENGERAAEEHDGEEGSQEEAVVVDADSTDAVLINGSEADEEWGTNNEGPSSA from the exons ATG CCTCTCAGACTGGAAATCAAg AGAAAACTCGCTCAAAGATCAGAGAGAGTAAAATCTGTGGATCTGCATCCAACAGAACCATG GATTTTGGCAAGTTTATATTCAGGAACTGTGTGTATTTGGAACTACCAGACGCAG ACCTTGGCTAAGTCTTTTGAGGTCACAGAGTTACCAG TTAGGTCAGCCAAATTTATTGCTCGCAAGCAATGGGTTGTTGCCGGAGCTGATGACATGTTCATTCGTGTATACAATTACAATACAATGGATAAGGTTAAAGTATTTGAGGCACATACTGACTACATTAGATGTGTGGCTGTTCATCCTACACTCCCGTATGTGCTGTCATCATCCGATGATATGCTTATCAAGCTCTGGGATTGGGACAAGGGTTGGGTTTGTACTCAGATATTTGAAGGACACTCCCATTATGTGATGCAAGTGACATTTAATCCGAAAGATACCAACACATTTGCAAGTGCATCTCTTGATCGCACCATAAAG ATATGGAATCTAGGCTCCCCAGACCCAAATTTTACATTGGATGCCCATCAGAAAGGAGTTAATTGTGTCGATTACTTTACGGGTGGTGATAGGCCTTATCTAATTACTGGATCTGATGATCACACTGCTAAG GTGTGGGACTATCAAACCAAAAGTTGTGTCCAGACACTTGATGGCCATACACACAATGTTTCTGCTGTATGTTTCCATCCTGAGCTTCCTATAATAATAACAGGGTCTGAGGATGGAACAGTTCGAATATGGCATTCAACCACTTACAG GCTTGAGAATACATTGAATTATGGGCTTGAAAGAGTTTGGGCTATTGGATACATGAAGAGCTCAAGGCG GGTTGTACTTGGTTATGACGAAGGAACAATTATGGTAAAACTGGGCCGTGAAGTACCTGTGGCAAGTATGGACAATAGTGGAAAGATCATTTGGGCTAAGCATAATGAAATTCAAACTGTGAACATTAAGAGTGTGGGAGCTGATTTCGAG GTTACTGATGGAGAGAGATTGCctttggctgttaaggagttgGGCACATGTGATCTTTACCCTCAG aGCTTAAGGCATAATCCCAATGGGaggtttgttgttgtttgtggaGATGGAGAGTACATTATATATACTGCTTTGGCCTGGAGAAATCGTTCATTTGGTTCTGCTTTGGAATTTGCTTGGTCAACTGATGGAGAATACGCTGTTAGAGAGAGTACTTCAAAGATTAAGATTTTCACTAAAAACTTCCAG GAGAAGAGGAGTATTCGACCTACATTTTCGGCTGAACATATTTACGGGGGAATTTTACTGGCAATGTGCTCAAATGACTTTATTTGCTTTTATGATTGGGCTGAATGTAGGTTGATTCGCCGAATTGATGTAACTGTTAAA AATCTCTATTGGGCTGATAGTGGTGATTTAGTGGCTGTTGCCAGTGATACATCATTCTACATCTTGAAATACAAT CGGGACATAGTCTCTTCTTACTTAGATAGCGGAAGACCTGTAGATGAACAAGGTGTTGAAGATGCTTTTGAGCTTCTTCATGAAATGAATGAACGTGTCAGGACTGGTTTATGGGTTGGGGATTGTTTCATTTACAACAACTCCTCTTGGAGGCTTAATTACTGTGTTGGTGGCGAGGTAACCACAATGTTTCATTTAGACCGACCAATGTACTTGTTGGGTTATCTTGCCAATCAAAGTCGGGTGTTTCTAATAGACAAAGAGTTCAA TGTAATGGGATACACACTACTTCTGAGTTTGATTGAATATAAGACTCTTGTAATGCGCGGAGACATTGAAAGGGCCAATGAAGTTTTGCCTTCAATTCCTAAAGAGCACCATAACAG TGTGGCTCGTTTCTTGGAATCACGAGGTATGATAGAGGAAGCACTTGAAGTGGCTACCGATCCTGATTACAGATTTGAACTAGCCATACAGCTTGGTAGATTAGAAATTGCGAAG GAAATTGCCACTGAGGTGCAAAGTGAGTCTAAATGGAAGCAGTTAGGTGAATTGGCTATGTCTGCTGGAAGC TTAGACATGGCCGAGGAATGTTTAAAGTATGCCATGGACTTGAGTGGTTTATTATTGCTCTATTCTTCTCTTGGAGATGTTGAAGGAATATCAAAACTTGCATCCCTTGCTAAAGAACAAGGGAAGAATAATGTTGCATACCTTTGTTTATTCATGTTGGGTCGATTGGAAGAGTGCCTTGATTTACTGGTGGAAAG CAATCGGATACCTGAGGCTGCTTTGATGGCTCGATCATATATTCCAGGCAAGGTTTCCGAGATAGTAGCTATTTGGAGAAAAGACCTGAGCAAG GTTAATCCGAAAGCTGCTGAGTCTTTGGCTGATCCTGAAGAATATCCCAATTTGTTTGATGATTGGCAAGTTGCCCTTTCTGTTGAATCGAAAGCTGCAGAGACAAG GGGTGTTTACCCTCCCGCAGAGGAGTACGTAAACCATGTTGATAAAGCACACATCACCCTTGTGGAGGCTTTCAGGAATATGCAATCGGATGAAGAGCTTCTTGAAAATGGGGAAGCAAATCATGGG GTTTCTGAACAGGACAGTGAAGAAAATGGGGAACGGGCTGCTGAAGAACATGATGGAGAAGAAGGTAGCCAGGAGGAGGCTGTTGTGGTGGATGCTGATTCTACGGATGCTGTACTCATCAACGGGAGCGAGGCTGACGAAGAGTGGGGTACGAATAATGAAGGACCCTCGTCAGCCTAA